A stretch of Ranitomeya variabilis isolate aRanVar5 chromosome 3, aRanVar5.hap1, whole genome shotgun sequence DNA encodes these proteins:
- the LOC143817112 gene encoding uncharacterized protein LOC143817112, protein MRDCMTDAEEISEVKNIYFGKETYFSDSPAVSLSCCSIFSAPELFGLISRLAELMDSPKTQFMSETQILATHRQYLLSFYLLFLVVSGMLCKRTNHVRPVSCWPRACSKGSMFPVTDQTYSIGQDFLNSGYKLYGSLINDFAAQTLHLFGMKCFKLQNFNFPKYQLTKKVKETQYVKFKQNFECKSLEDLDVETDMSEHECTQIMDNTILHMETKQIMPACHKHQRKIYKLVPTFHHPRIFSTSKKGHGDGANIIYKGTDAILLMKNPLEDNDIKGLVTDECNTDLTRRCTSCGARDTSVGNATISEDDLHTMSSVFSDGQMSLVMRSYSSFLPRTQSYAGLCLPEQFARQLVDLFGFPGVELDALEPKDFIVPLGHDLARRVYLQWKKSLEVEYKQSKDKE, encoded by the exons ATGAGGGATTGTATGACAGATGCTGAGGAAATTAGTGAAGTGAAGAATATTTATTTTGGAAAAGAAACATATTTTTCAGATTCCCCAGCAGTGTCACTGTCGTGCTGCTCAATTTTTAGCGCACCTGAATTATTTGGATTGATTTCCAGACTCGCGGAGCTTATGGACAGTCCTAAAACTCAATTTATGTCAGAGACGCAAATTTTAGCTACCCATAGACAGTATTTGCTTTCTTTCTATCTGCTCTTTCTGGTGGTCAGTGGTATGTTATGTAAAAGAACAAACCATGTAAGACCTGTTTCCTGTTGGCCCCGAGCATGTTCCAAAGGTTCCATGTTTCCTGTTACAGACCAGACCTATTCTATAGGCCAGGACTTCCTTAACTCTGGCTATAAACTATACGGTAGTCTTATTAATGATTTTGCAGCACAAACTTTGCACCTTTTTGGTATGAAATGTTTCAAGCTTCAAAATTTTAACTTCCCAAAGTATCAACTTACCAAAAAAGTTAAAGAAACCCAATATGTAAAATTTAAGCAAAACTTTGAGTGCAAAAGTTTGGAAGATCTCGATGTGGAGACGGACATGAGTGAACATGAGTGTACTCAGATTATGGACAATACCATTCTTCACATGGAAACTAAGCAGATAATGCCAGCATGCCATAAGCATCAAAGGAAAATATACAAATTGGTTCCAACATTTCACCATCCAAGAATCTTCTCAACTTCGAAAAAGGGGCATGGAGATGGCGCAAACATTATTTATAAAGGAACTGATGCAATATTGCTAATGAAGAATCCACTGGAAGATAATGATATAAAAGGATTAGTTACTGATGAATGTAACACTGATTTGACCAGAAGATGTACAAGTTGTGGGGCACGAGATACAAGTGTAGGCAACGCAACTATTTCTGaagatgacctccatacaatgagcTCTGTTTTCTCCGATGGTCAGATGTCATTAGTAATGAGAAGTTACTCAAGTTTCCTTCCAAGGACCCAGTCTTATGCCGGACTCTGTTTACCAGAACAATTTGCCAGACAGTTGGTGGATCTATTTGGATTCCCGGGAGTAGAATTAG ATGCATTAGAACCAAAGGACTTCATTGTGCCACTTGGACATGACCTGGCCCGAAGAGTATATCTTCAATGGAAGAAGTCATTGGAG